In Labrus mixtus chromosome 13, fLabMix1.1, whole genome shotgun sequence, a single genomic region encodes these proteins:
- the esd gene encoding S-formylglutathione hydrolase, with the protein MALTQVSSNKCAGGFQKVFEHESTELKCKMKLAVYLPPKAETGKCPVMYWLSGLTCTEQNFITKAGGQLPAAEHGIIIVAPDTSPRGCNIEGEDENWDFGTGAGFYVDATEDPWKTNYRMYSYITEELPKLINANFSTDPDRMSISGHSMGGHGALVCALKNPGKYKAVSAFAPICNPMQCPWGQKAFSGYLGSDRSTWEAYDATVLAASYSGPQLDILIDQGRDDQFLSASQLLPDNLIAVCSEKKIPVVFRLQPGYDHSYFFIYSFMADHIKHHAKFLNA; encoded by the exons ATGGCGCTCACACAAGTGTCCTCCAACAAGTGCGCTGGCGGTTTCCAGAAGGTGTTCGAACACGAGAG CACTGAACTCAAGTGTAAAATGAAGCTTGCCGTCTACCTGCCTCCTAAAGCCGAGACAGGCAAATGCCCCGTCATGTACTGGCTCTCTG GTCTGACGTGTACGGAGCAGAACTTCATCACCAAAGCCGGCGGTCAGCTTCCTGCCGCAGAGCACGGCATCATCATCGTCGCCCCCGACACCAGCCCAC GTGGCTGTAACATCGAAGGGGAGGATGAGAACTGGGATTTCGGCACTGGAGCCGGTTTCTACGTGGACGCCACAGAGGATCCCTGGAAGACCAACTACCGCATGTACTCATACATCACCGAGGAG cttCCAAAGCTGATCAACGCTAACTTCTCCACCGACCCCGACAGGATGTCCATCAGCGGGCACTCCATGGGCGGCCACGGGGCGCTTGTCTGTGCCCTGAAGAACCCTGGGAAGTACAAG GCCGTGTCTGCGTTCGCTCCCATCTGTAACCCGATGCAGTGTCCGTGGGGACAGAAGGCGTTCTCAGGATACCTGGGCTCTGACAGGTCCACGTGGGAG gCGTACGATGCCACCGTGTTGGCGGCGTCCTATTCGGGTCCTCAGCTCGACATCCTGATCGATCAGGGTCGTGACGATCAGTTCCTGTCCGCCAGTCAGCTGCTGCCCGACAACCTGATCGCCGTCTGCTCCGAGAAGAAGATCCCCGTCGTCTTCAGGCTGCAGCCG GGTTACGACCACAGCTACTTCTTCATCTACTCCTTCATGGCCGACCACATCAAGCATCACGCCAAGTTCCTCAACGCCTGA